A portion of the bacterium genome contains these proteins:
- a CDS encoding thioredoxin domain-containing protein, which translates to MLLRTTVAGGVLAAITMLTACGGSPADIEELKKGQKEMLAKLESLEKNVQQIKTAPAAAAPARPQVDPNKVYDIPASPSPVKGPKDAKVTIVKFSDYQCPFCAQSAPLIDQVLQAYPNDVNYVYKQFPLTSIHPQAMPASKAALAAGKQGKFWEMHALIFENYRQLSPEKLKELAQQLNLDMAKWEADVNSPAVQDEIEEEMKQARAADVTGTPTIFVNGKRLMNRSFDGFKQAIDSAMAGKG; encoded by the coding sequence ATGCTGCTGCGCACGACCGTCGCTGGTGGAGTGCTCGCTGCGATCACGATGCTGACCGCTTGTGGGGGATCGCCGGCCGACATCGAGGAGCTGAAGAAGGGCCAGAAGGAGATGCTGGCCAAGCTCGAGAGCCTCGAGAAGAACGTGCAGCAGATCAAGACCGCCCCGGCTGCGGCGGCACCGGCGCGGCCGCAGGTCGATCCGAACAAGGTCTACGACATCCCGGCGAGCCCGTCGCCGGTGAAGGGACCGAAGGACGCGAAGGTCACGATCGTCAAGTTCTCCGACTACCAGTGTCCGTTCTGCGCGCAGTCGGCGCCCCTGATCGACCAGGTGCTCCAGGCGTATCCGAACGACGTCAACTACGTCTACAAGCAGTTCCCGCTGACCTCGATCCATCCGCAGGCGATGCCGGCGTCGAAGGCCGCGCTCGCTGCCGGCAAGCAGGGCAAGTTCTGGGAGATGCACGCGCTCATCTTCGAGAACTATCGCCAGCTCAGCCCCGAGAAGCTGAAGGAGCTGGCGCAGCAGCTGAACCTCGACATGGCCAAGTGGGAGGCGGACGTGAACTCCCCGGCCGTCCAGGACGAGATCGAGGAGGAGATGAAGCAGGCGCGCGCGGCGGACGTGACCGGAACGCCGACCATCTTCGTGAACGGCAAGCGCCTGATGAACCGCTCGTTCGACGGCTTCAAGCAGGCGATCGACTCCGCGATGGCCGGCAAGGGCTGA
- a CDS encoding M48 family metallopeptidase, producing MWRCGAWFGLAVLVAACGTVPYTNRSQLVLISAREEAALGAQAFKEVVTEEPVLRAGGVVTPVVEVGQRLAAVAQRPDFDWRFVVIDKPDEVNAFCLPGGKVAVYTGILPVARDTAGLAVVMGHEIAHALARHGAERMSQGMVAQLGGALLGAGLGDSQSGQMILAAYGLGAQYGVLLPYSRTQESEADQIGLMLMARAGYDPREAVAFWQRMDATTSASGAPPEFLSTHPGHSTRVRQLSGWMPEATRVYEQSTRARVVPLVASAS from the coding sequence GTGTGGCGGTGCGGCGCCTGGTTCGGGCTCGCAGTCCTCGTCGCAGCGTGCGGCACGGTTCCGTACACGAACCGCAGCCAGCTGGTCCTCATCTCCGCGCGCGAGGAGGCTGCCCTCGGCGCGCAGGCGTTCAAGGAGGTCGTGACGGAGGAGCCCGTGCTTCGCGCGGGGGGCGTCGTCACACCGGTCGTCGAGGTCGGGCAGCGGCTCGCCGCCGTCGCGCAGCGACCGGATTTCGACTGGCGCTTCGTCGTCATCGACAAGCCCGACGAGGTGAACGCGTTCTGCCTTCCCGGTGGTAAGGTCGCGGTGTACACGGGCATCCTTCCGGTCGCGCGCGACACGGCCGGGCTCGCCGTCGTCATGGGACACGAGATCGCACACGCGCTCGCGCGGCACGGTGCCGAGCGCATGAGTCAGGGGATGGTCGCGCAGCTCGGTGGCGCGCTCCTCGGTGCGGGCCTCGGCGACTCGCAGAGCGGCCAGATGATCCTCGCGGCGTATGGGCTGGGCGCGCAGTACGGCGTCCTCTTGCCGTACTCGCGTACGCAGGAGTCCGAAGCGGATCAGATCGGGCTCATGCTGATGGCGCGTGCCGGATACGATCCGCGTGAGGCCGTCGCGTTCTGGCAGCGTATGGATGCTACGACGAGCGCGAGCGGCGCGCCGCCGGAATTCCTCTCCACGCATCCGGGACACAGCACGCGCGTGCGCCAGCTGAGCGGCTGGATGCCTGAAGCGACGCGGGTTTACGAACAGTCGACGCGCGCGCGCGTCGTGCCCCTCGTCGCGAGCGCATCGTGA
- the dnaA gene encoding chromosomal replication initiator protein DnaA encodes MVDTIWVGVRRELRGRLAARDYETWIAPLRAASWGDGTLTIEAPTDFAADWVRGRHLGALSGAVTAVTGEPATVRIVVNRALQAPPPPDRTRRPPRRAEPADGARTPPPRYSFETFVVGASNRMAYEGARALVERPGRFTPFFLHGGTGLGKTHLLMAVAHALGSNEGSRVLYLTAEGFVNEMVEAIRRRQMERFRARFRNVGTLIVDDVQFLAGKTRSQEEFGHTFKALHDGRRQIVLASDRAPQDLPGIDGTLRSRFASGLMADVQPPDAALRVALVGHKATALGLRLDDDVVDHLAAHWCGNGRELEGVLLRLDAVASVAGRPITMALVEDALAPYARRRPQGPTIAGIVGEVCRHFDVSEQELVSAGRTRRVVVPRQVAMWLCRQHTQAALTEIGQRLGGRDHATVLHALAKIEQRLASDAELRETIARLAGRVGS; translated from the coding sequence ATGGTGGACACCATCTGGGTGGGGGTGCGCCGCGAGCTTCGCGGGCGCTTGGCCGCCAGGGATTACGAGACATGGATCGCACCGCTACGCGCCGCGAGCTGGGGTGATGGCACACTTACGATCGAAGCACCGACGGACTTCGCGGCCGATTGGGTGCGGGGGCGCCATCTCGGAGCATTGAGCGGGGCCGTGACCGCGGTCACGGGCGAACCGGCGACGGTGCGCATCGTGGTCAACCGTGCGTTGCAGGCACCGCCACCGCCCGATCGTACCCGCCGTCCACCGCGACGGGCCGAGCCGGCCGACGGCGCCCGGACGCCGCCGCCGCGGTACTCGTTCGAGACGTTCGTCGTCGGCGCGAGCAACCGCATGGCGTACGAGGGAGCGCGCGCGCTGGTGGAGCGGCCGGGGCGGTTCACGCCGTTCTTCCTCCATGGCGGCACGGGCCTCGGGAAGACGCATCTCCTGATGGCGGTGGCGCACGCGCTGGGCTCGAACGAGGGGAGCCGCGTCCTCTATCTCACGGCCGAGGGGTTCGTGAACGAGATGGTGGAGGCGATCCGCCGTCGGCAGATGGAGCGCTTCCGCGCGCGCTTCCGCAACGTCGGGACGCTCATCGTCGACGACGTGCAGTTCCTGGCCGGCAAGACACGGTCGCAGGAGGAGTTCGGGCACACCTTCAAAGCGTTGCACGACGGGCGCCGCCAGATCGTGTTGGCCTCCGACCGGGCACCGCAGGATCTTCCCGGCATCGACGGGACGCTGCGCAGCCGCTTCGCGTCGGGTCTCATGGCCGACGTGCAGCCTCCGGATGCCGCGCTGCGCGTGGCGCTCGTCGGGCACAAGGCGACGGCGCTCGGGCTGCGCCTCGACGACGACGTCGTCGACCACCTCGCGGCACACTGGTGCGGCAACGGGCGCGAGCTCGAGGGCGTCTTGCTGCGCCTCGACGCCGTCGCCTCGGTGGCGGGACGGCCGATCACGATGGCGCTGGTCGAGGACGCGCTGGCGCCCTATGCACGGCGACGGCCGCAGGGGCCGACGATCGCCGGCATCGTCGGCGAGGTGTGCCGGCACTTCGACGTGAGCGAGCAGGAGCTGGTGTCGGCGGGACGCACGCGGCGCGTGGTCGTGCCACGCCAGGTGGCGATGTGGTTGTGCCGCCAGCACACGCAGGCGGCGTTGACGGAGATCGGACAGCGCCTCGGCGGGCGCGATCATGCGACGGTGCTGCACGCGCTCGCCAAGATCGAGCAACGCCTCGCCTCCGACGCGGAGCTCCGCGAGACCATCGCACGGCTCGCGGGACGCGTCGGTAGCTGA
- a CDS encoding uracil-DNA glycosylase yields the protein MSSTSPPASSAANDLDALARRLVRCRRCPRLVAHRMRVARDKVARFRDWTYWGRPVPGFGDPGARIVVVGLAPAAHGANRTGRIFTGDESGNWLYAALHRAGFASQPTSTDRDDGLALTGVWVTAAARCAPPANRPAPDELDACRPWLVRESGLLASVRVVVALGRIGHDAVLALERAEGHATPRPRPGFAHGAEHRLGSGRMLICSYHPSQQNTFTGRLTRPMLDAVFARARRLARFPPRGAGGNGGPPR from the coding sequence ATGTCCTCTACCTCACCGCCGGCGTCCTCTGCGGCGAATGACCTCGACGCGCTGGCGCGGCGCCTCGTCCGCTGCCGCCGCTGCCCGCGGCTCGTCGCGCATCGCATGCGCGTGGCCCGCGACAAGGTCGCGCGCTTCCGCGACTGGACGTACTGGGGCCGTCCCGTCCCCGGGTTCGGCGATCCGGGCGCACGCATCGTCGTCGTCGGGTTGGCTCCGGCCGCACACGGCGCCAACCGGACGGGGCGAATCTTCACCGGCGACGAGAGCGGCAACTGGCTCTATGCGGCGCTCCACCGCGCCGGCTTCGCCAGCCAGCCGACGTCGACGGATCGGGACGACGGACTCGCGCTCACCGGCGTGTGGGTGACCGCGGCCGCGCGCTGTGCGCCGCCCGCGAACCGCCCGGCTCCGGACGAGCTCGACGCCTGCCGGCCGTGGCTCGTGCGGGAGAGCGGGCTCCTCGCCTCGGTGCGCGTCGTGGTCGCGCTCGGGCGGATCGGCCACGACGCCGTCCTGGCGCTCGAGCGCGCCGAGGGCCATGCGACGCCGCGCCCCAGGCCGGGGTTCGCGCACGGGGCCGAGCATCGCCTCGGCTCGGGACGGATGCTGATCTGCTCCTACCACCCGAGCCAGCAGAACACCTTCACGGGGCGTCTGACGCGGCCGATGCTCGACGCCGTCTTCGCACGTGCGCGGAGGCTGGCCCGGTTTCCTCCGCGGGGGGCGGGTGGTAACGGAGGGCCCCCACGATGA
- the rfbA gene encoding glucose-1-phosphate thymidylyltransferase RfbA: MKGILLAGGAGTRLHPLTLAVSKQLLPVYDKPMIYYPLSSLMLAGIREVLIITTPHDQASFQRLLGDGSVLGMDLRWAVQPEPEGIAQAFVIGRDFIAGEAVALALGDNIFYGHGFTESLRRAAARANGATVFAYHVADPERYGVVEFDAGGRAASLEEKPARPRSSYAVTGLYFYDERITAIAGGLRPSARGELEITDVNRDYLACGALHVEKLGRGVAWLDTGTHEALVQASTFIAAIEERQGLKVACLEEIALRAGWIDAAAVRRVADGLAKTSYGQYLRRLLEQEP; encoded by the coding sequence ATGAAGGGCATCCTCCTCGCCGGCGGCGCCGGCACGCGGTTGCACCCGCTGACCCTGGCGGTCAGCAAGCAGCTGCTGCCGGTCTACGACAAGCCGATGATCTACTACCCGCTGTCGAGCCTCATGCTCGCCGGCATCCGGGAGGTTCTCATCATCACGACGCCCCACGACCAGGCGAGCTTCCAGCGCCTGCTTGGCGACGGGAGCGTCCTCGGTATGGACCTGCGCTGGGCGGTGCAGCCCGAGCCGGAGGGCATCGCCCAGGCGTTCGTGATCGGACGCGATTTCATCGCCGGCGAGGCCGTGGCGCTCGCGCTCGGCGACAACATCTTCTACGGCCACGGCTTCACCGAGAGCCTGCGGCGCGCCGCGGCGCGCGCGAACGGCGCGACGGTGTTCGCCTACCACGTGGCCGACCCGGAGCGGTACGGCGTCGTCGAGTTCGACGCCGGCGGGCGAGCGGCCTCGCTCGAGGAGAAGCCTGCGCGGCCGCGGTCGTCGTACGCCGTCACGGGGCTGTACTTCTACGACGAGCGCATCACGGCGATCGCCGGCGGGCTGCGCCCGTCGGCGCGCGGTGAGCTCGAGATCACCGACGTGAATCGCGACTACCTGGCCTGCGGCGCGCTGCACGTCGAGAAGCTCGGGCGCGGCGTCGCCTGGCTCGATACCGGCACCCACGAGGCGCTCGTACAGGCGTCGACGTTCATCGCGGCGATCGAGGAGCGGCAGGGGCTGAAGGTCGCGTGCCTCGAGGAGATCGCGCTGCGCGCCGGCTGGATCGACGCGGCGGCGGTGCGCCGCGTCGCCGACGGGCTCGCGAAGACGAGCTACGGACAGTACCTGCGTCGCCTCCTGGAGCAGGAGCCCTGA
- the rfbC gene encoding dTDP-4-dehydrorhamnose 3,5-epimerase, with the protein MRVERCALPEVMIVEPSVFTDARGVFFETYHAERFRDAGIADAFVQDNHSISMRGVLRGLHAQARHPQAKLVRCVAGTVFDVAVDARRGAATFGRWIGVELSAENRRQLYVPAGFLHGFCVLGASAEVVYKCSAVYAPGDEFGVVWNDPDLAIAWPIAEPTVSAKDAALPRLAQLADRLPAS; encoded by the coding sequence ATGCGCGTCGAGCGCTGCGCCCTGCCGGAGGTGATGATCGTCGAGCCGTCGGTTTTCACCGATGCGCGCGGGGTGTTCTTCGAGACGTATCACGCGGAGCGCTTCCGGGATGCCGGCATCGCCGACGCGTTCGTCCAGGACAACCACTCGATCTCGATGCGCGGCGTGCTCCGCGGGCTGCATGCACAAGCACGCCACCCGCAGGCGAAGCTCGTGCGCTGCGTCGCGGGCACGGTGTTCGACGTCGCCGTCGACGCGCGGCGCGGCGCGGCGACCTTCGGGCGCTGGATCGGGGTCGAGCTGTCGGCGGAGAACCGGCGCCAGCTCTACGTCCCGGCGGGCTTCCTGCACGGCTTCTGCGTCCTCGGGGCGAGCGCCGAGGTAGTCTACAAGTGCTCGGCGGTCTATGCGCCGGGCGACGAGTTCGGCGTCGTCTGGAACGACCCGGACCTCGCCATCGCCTGGCCGATCGCGGAGCCGACGGTGTCGGCGAAAGACGCCGCGCTGCCGCGCCTCGCGCAGCTCGCGGACCGGCTGCCGGCGAGCTAG
- a CDS encoding gamma-glutamylcyclotransferase: MTGRLFVYGTLRDPARQRAVAGRTFPARPATLRGFRRVDPLGGYPYLLDDAGGIVDGLVLGEIDAASLRRLDCYEDEGRLYVRRAVTVAADGVELACDVYVGAAIARG, translated from the coding sequence GTGACGGGCCGGCTCTTCGTCTACGGAACCCTGCGCGATCCGGCCCGCCAGCGCGCCGTCGCCGGGCGCACCTTCCCGGCGCGCCCGGCGACGCTGCGGGGCTTCCGTCGCGTCGACCCGCTGGGCGGGTATCCCTATCTGCTCGACGATGCGGGCGGGATCGTCGACGGTCTCGTCCTCGGCGAGATCGACGCCGCGTCCCTGCGCCGGCTCGATTGCTACGAGGACGAGGGCCGACTGTACGTGCGCCGCGCGGTCACCGTCGCCGCCGACGGCGTCGAGCTCGCCTGCGACGTCTACGTCGGTGCGGCGATCGCCCGCGGCTAG
- a CDS encoding acyl carrier protein — translation MEPRVRRVAADHLGVEEADLRDELSLVDDLAADSLDLAELGLALEDELELAIPERVLAEVRTYGDLVEAILLVAQEALDRSLDSAAVPAEVVARVVRAEATPGTAIERAGSLTPYLVQTLSEDAGRAGPGSRLEITVLAPDDTTVGRVRARFARLAERGVDVRVQREPLRPRRHPDAA, via the coding sequence GTGGAGCCGCGAGTCCGTCGCGTGGCAGCCGACCACCTGGGCGTCGAGGAGGCCGACCTCCGCGACGAGCTCTCGCTGGTCGACGATCTCGCCGCCGACTCGCTCGACCTGGCGGAGCTCGGCCTCGCGCTCGAGGACGAGCTGGAGCTGGCGATTCCGGAGCGCGTCCTCGCCGAGGTCCGCACCTACGGCGATCTCGTCGAGGCCATCCTGCTGGTGGCGCAGGAGGCGCTCGACCGCTCGCTCGACAGCGCCGCCGTTCCCGCCGAGGTGGTCGCGCGCGTCGTCCGGGCCGAGGCGACGCCGGGGACGGCGATCGAGCGCGCCGGCTCGCTCACGCCCTATCTCGTGCAGACCCTGAGCGAGGACGCCGGGCGCGCCGGTCCCGGCAGCCGCCTCGAGATCACCGTTCTCGCCCCCGACGACACCACCGTCGGACGCGTGCGGGCGCGCTTCGCACGCCTCGCCGAACGCGGCGTCGACGTGCGTGTGCAACGCGAGCCGTTGCGTCCGCGCCGTCATCCCGACGCGGCGTGA
- a CDS encoding glucan biosynthesis protein has protein sequence MRPCRAAWRGRRGCRRARWSSRPRASSCGPYSPRAAAEQAGAGGFGARRGVAVARHVGGLRLARPQGSRPAVKTSSPGDLNAAARPPRAAGAPARRSRGPQPRGDRPRLRGHPDGARASRRGPGPLARGVRRLLVLVGLALALAARGALAFGLGDVEQVARTIAAEPYRDRQTVVPPWMLKGGAMTYDQWRDIRFRPERALWRDEKLPFQVQLFHPGLYFDRSVQVHVVDRDRVEALPFATRYFDYGKNTFEKTIPEDIGWAGIRIHAPLKTPEYFDEVIVFLGASYFRAVGRDNVYGLSARGVAVDTVEPTGEEFPRFIELWLETPAPDATSLVVYALLDGPSLSGAYRFAVTPGVQTVVDVDARLFLRRAPKVLGLAPLTSMFLFGENGTRCVDDFRPEVHDSDGLLVQFASGEWLWRPLDNPTRIDVAALATRDPRGFGLIQRDRDFRSHQDIETRAELRPSAWVAPKGDWGAGQVRLVTIPTKDELMDNVVAFWVPDVLPPPGEPLAYGYVLSWYGDDPARPPAGRVVATRRDHGAVGTPRTGHRWVLDFEGEALAGLGADAAPRAVVTASGGATIFDEHVYKNPVTGGWRLTFQMEPKDAAPVELRAFLERRGQVLTETWSSAWLP, from the coding sequence ATGCGACCTTGCCGCGCAGCGTGGCGAGGTCGGCGGGGGTGCCGTCGAGCCAGGTGGTCTTCACGTCCCAGAGCGTCGTCATGTGGCCCGTATTCTCCACGCGCCGCTGCGGAGCAAGCCGGCGCGGGTGGATTCGGGGCGCGACGCGGGGTAGCGGTGGCCCGCCATGTCGGAGGCCTTCGACTTGCTCGTCCGCAGGGATCGAGGCCCGCGGTGAAGACCTCGTCACCTGGCGACCTGAACGCCGCGGCGCGCCCTCCTCGTGCGGCCGGCGCGCCGGCTCGTCGCAGCCGCGGGCCGCAGCCCCGCGGAGATCGCCCGCGCCTGCGAGGACATCCGGACGGGGCGCGCGCGTCGCGACGAGGGCCAGGTCCTCTCGCCCGCGGCGTGCGTCGTCTCCTCGTCCTCGTCGGGCTCGCCCTCGCCCTGGCGGCCCGCGGCGCGCTGGCCTTCGGTCTCGGCGACGTCGAGCAGGTCGCCCGCACGATCGCCGCGGAGCCGTACCGAGACCGCCAGACCGTCGTGCCCCCCTGGATGCTGAAGGGCGGGGCCATGACCTACGATCAGTGGCGCGACATCCGCTTCCGGCCGGAGCGCGCTCTCTGGCGCGACGAGAAGCTGCCGTTCCAGGTGCAGCTGTTCCATCCCGGGCTCTACTTCGACCGCAGCGTGCAGGTGCACGTCGTCGACCGCGATCGGGTCGAGGCCCTCCCCTTCGCCACCCGCTACTTCGACTACGGCAAGAACACCTTCGAGAAGACGATCCCCGAGGACATCGGCTGGGCCGGCATCCGCATCCACGCGCCGCTCAAGACCCCCGAGTACTTCGACGAGGTCATCGTCTTTCTCGGCGCGAGCTATTTCCGCGCCGTCGGCCGCGACAACGTCTACGGGCTGTCCGCGCGCGGCGTCGCCGTCGACACGGTCGAGCCGACCGGCGAGGAGTTTCCCCGCTTCATCGAGCTCTGGCTCGAGACCCCCGCGCCGGACGCGACCAGCCTCGTCGTCTACGCCCTGCTCGACGGGCCGTCGCTCAGCGGCGCGTATCGCTTCGCCGTCACGCCCGGCGTGCAGACCGTCGTCGACGTCGACGCACGCCTCTTTCTCCGCCGCGCGCCGAAGGTCCTCGGCCTGGCGCCGCTCACCAGCATGTTCCTCTTTGGCGAGAACGGGACGCGCTGCGTCGACGACTTCCGTCCCGAGGTGCACGACTCCGACGGTCTCCTGGTCCAGTTCGCGAGCGGCGAGTGGCTCTGGCGCCCGCTCGACAACCCGACGCGCATCGACGTCGCCGCGCTCGCGACCCGCGACCCACGCGGCTTCGGTCTCATCCAGCGCGACCGCGACTTCCGCAGCCATCAGGACATCGAGACGCGCGCCGAGCTGCGTCCGAGCGCCTGGGTCGCGCCGAAGGGCGACTGGGGCGCGGGACAGGTGCGCCTGGTCACGATCCCCACCAAGGACGAGCTGATGGACAACGTCGTCGCCTTCTGGGTGCCCGACGTGCTGCCGCCCCCGGGCGAGCCGCTGGCGTACGGCTACGTCCTCTCGTGGTACGGCGACGATCCGGCGCGGCCGCCGGCGGGGCGCGTCGTCGCCACCCGGCGCGACCACGGCGCGGTCGGCACGCCGCGCACGGGTCATCGCTGGGTTCTCGACTTCGAGGGCGAGGCCCTCGCCGGGCTCGGCGCCGACGCGGCGCCGCGCGCGGTCGTGACGGCGTCGGGCGGCGCCACGATCTTCGATGAGCACGTCTACAAGAATCCCGTCACCGGGGGCTGGCGTCTCACCTTCCAGATGGAGCCCAAGGACGCGGCGCCGGTCGAGCTGCGCGCATTTCTCGAGCGCCGGGGGCAGGTCCTGACGGAAACGTGGTCGTCCGCGTGGCTGCCGTGA
- a CDS encoding glutathione peroxidase — MTTLWDVKTTWLDGTPADLATLRGKVALVVNVASACGFTPQYAGLQRLHDELSARGFTVVGAPSNEFGGQEPGAAEEIRTFCERNFGITFLLLAKGDTRPGPSQSPVYRVLTAGGDVPSWNFCKYVVGKDGSVRAFFPSRTAPDDPALRQAIADALTS, encoded by the coding sequence ATGACGACGCTCTGGGACGTGAAGACCACCTGGCTCGACGGCACCCCCGCCGACCTCGCCACGCTGCGCGGCAAGGTCGCATTGGTCGTGAACGTCGCGAGCGCCTGCGGCTTCACGCCGCAGTACGCCGGCCTCCAGCGCCTGCACGACGAGCTGTCGGCACGGGGCTTCACCGTGGTCGGTGCACCCAGCAACGAGTTCGGCGGCCAGGAGCCGGGCGCAGCAGAGGAGATCCGAACCTTCTGCGAGCGCAACTTCGGGATCACGTTCCTGCTCCTGGCGAAGGGCGACACCAGGCCCGGGCCGTCGCAGTCGCCGGTCTACCGCGTGCTCACCGCGGGCGGAGACGTGCCGAGCTGGAACTTCTGCAAGTACGTCGTGGGCAAGGACGGCAGCGTGCGCGCCTTCTTCCCGAGTCGGACGGCACCCGACGATCCCGCATTGCGGCAGGCGATCGCCGATGCCCTGACGAGCTGA
- a CDS encoding class I SAM-dependent methyltransferase, whose product MHLTLKRALRVVHRVVGPMLPPTLLARRYPGVPGRIHIDDQMLASDAADRVRHYVDDARSAMTNLEESLAACGRRWADVGACLDLPSGYGRVTRWLAQRLDPGAVTAADVDAQAVRFCAAEFGVRPLPVPRDVRALRLPQSYDLVFTGSLLTHLPPEDGYRLLETLIGALASAGLLVFSTQGSSCLRHLDVYGPCFAKAADHYRDGLARDGVAYLDYPRHRDYGITLHRAARLRAVLQDRFADGVELVRYAERGWDAHQDVWSLRRLPRGPLTSRPAGAPAALA is encoded by the coding sequence GTGCACCTGACCCTGAAGCGCGCCCTGCGCGTCGTGCATCGGGTGGTCGGTCCCATGCTCCCACCGACGCTATTGGCCCGGCGATATCCGGGCGTGCCCGGACGCATCCACATCGACGACCAGATGCTGGCCTCCGATGCGGCTGATCGGGTGCGGCACTACGTCGACGACGCGCGCTCGGCGATGACGAACCTCGAGGAGTCGCTGGCGGCGTGCGGGCGCCGCTGGGCCGACGTGGGCGCGTGCCTCGATCTGCCGTCGGGATACGGCCGCGTCACGCGCTGGCTCGCGCAGCGGCTGGATCCCGGCGCCGTCACCGCGGCGGACGTGGACGCGCAGGCGGTACGCTTCTGCGCCGCCGAGTTCGGCGTCCGGCCGCTTCCCGTTCCGCGGGACGTGCGGGCATTGCGGCTTCCGCAGTCCTACGACCTCGTGTTCACCGGATCGCTGCTGACCCACCTGCCCCCGGAGGACGGCTATCGCCTGCTGGAGACGTTGATTGGCGCGCTCGCCTCCGCCGGGCTCCTCGTCTTCTCGACGCAGGGATCGTCGTGCCTCCGACACCTCGACGTCTACGGCCCGTGCTTCGCGAAAGCCGCCGACCACTATCGCGACGGGCTCGCGCGCGACGGCGTCGCGTATCTCGACTATCCGCGCCACCGCGATTACGGCATCACCCTGCATCGAGCCGCCAGGCTGCGCGCCGTCCTGCAGGACCGTTTCGCCGACGGTGTCGAGCTGGTCCGCTACGCCGAGCGGGGATGGGACGCGCATCAGGACGTGTGGTCCCTTCGGCGTCTCCCGCGCGGGCCGCTGACCTCGCGCCCCGCGGGCGCCCCGGCGGCGCTCGCCTGA
- a CDS encoding SPASM domain-containing protein, which translates to MVIGGGGEPLLHPEAGAICAAIKRRSWRGTLVTNGTLLHGALTEELVAIGWDTVRVSVHAGDAHTDRAVQGVDAFDVLRRNLTAFERQRRAARAERLSRLVVYHVLQPGNVEAVERLVELTVDVGADEVVVEVVRPLDETLLLTEAQIADAMGRLVVAAHRAPIPVSLPRNPVPGSVPTPAPPSGVAAPPAAPAGPLPAPPGRRCVIGFEQAFVDSFGWVKPCCYATEKLGNVRDEPFAAAWRGPAYASFRRRLVDGRFADYCRGCTLATVLAY; encoded by the coding sequence GTGGTGATCGGCGGCGGCGGCGAGCCGCTCCTCCATCCCGAGGCGGGTGCGATCTGCGCCGCGATCAAGCGCCGCAGTTGGCGGGGAACGCTCGTGACCAACGGCACGCTGCTCCACGGCGCACTTACCGAGGAGCTCGTCGCCATCGGCTGGGACACGGTGCGCGTATCCGTCCACGCCGGCGACGCGCACACCGATCGTGCAGTCCAGGGCGTCGACGCCTTCGACGTCCTGCGCCGGAACCTCACGGCCTTCGAGCGACAGCGGCGGGCGGCGCGCGCCGAGCGCCTCTCGCGCCTCGTGGTGTACCACGTGCTCCAACCCGGAAACGTCGAGGCGGTCGAGCGGCTCGTCGAACTCACGGTCGACGTCGGCGCCGACGAGGTCGTCGTCGAGGTGGTGCGTCCGCTCGATGAGACCCTCCTTCTCACCGAGGCGCAGATCGCCGACGCGATGGGGCGGCTCGTCGTCGCCGCGCACCGGGCTCCCATCCCGGTCTCGCTCCCCCGCAATCCCGTGCCGGGCAGCGTCCCGACCCCGGCTCCTCCAAGCGGGGTGGCCGCCCCGCCAGCGGCGCCCGCCGGTCCGCTGCCCGCGCCGCCCGGACGGCGATGCGTCATCGGCTTCGAGCAGGCGTTCGTCGACTCCTTCGGGTGGGTGAAGCCCTGCTGCTACGCGACGGAGAAGCTGGGCAACGTGCGGGACGAGCCCTTCGCCGCGGCATGGCGCGGGCCGGCCTACGCGTCCTTTCGCCGCCGGCTGGTCGACGGCCGATTCGCGGACTACTGCCGCGGATGCACGCTCGCCACCGTGCTGGCGTACTGA
- a CDS encoding HNH endonuclease produces MDTACTVVAPAAIEPRALVPDGSGPRRHRRAVSEPALVVALVPDVERRRALAARFWRYVRRGDLRACWPWVASTNLHGTARFKIDGSREVPAPRVAWLLVHGGVPLGCIVKHLCADATCCNPSHLTLDPPVRPARLRELP; encoded by the coding sequence ATGGACACCGCCTGCACCGTCGTCGCTCCCGCTGCGATCGAGCCGCGCGCCCTCGTGCCGGACGGGAGTGGGCCGCGCCGCCATCGCCGTGCCGTTTCGGAGCCGGCGCTGGTCGTGGCGCTCGTGCCGGACGTGGAGCGCCGCCGGGCGCTCGCCGCGCGCTTCTGGCGCTACGTGCGGCGCGGCGACCTGCGGGCGTGCTGGCCGTGGGTGGCATCGACGAACCTGCACGGGACGGCGCGCTTCAAGATCGACGGCTCGCGCGAGGTGCCGGCGCCGCGCGTGGCGTGGCTGCTCGTCCACGGTGGCGTCCCGCTCGGCTGCATCGTGAAGCACCTGTGCGCCGATGCGACGTGCTGCAATCCGTCGCACCTGACGCTCGACCCTCCGGTGCGCCCGGCGCGGCTCCGGGAGCTGCCGTGA